A single genomic interval of Terriglobus albidus harbors:
- a CDS encoding IclR family transcriptional regulator, which produces MKKAKAPSATTAKKSVRRRVPKWALQSSDSGTGDDAYYLRSIGRALDVLNCFDGQTPLSLKEISGRTKQPESSLFRVLRTLESREYLVQDRDGTYQLAPRLIFGWLVRAADHVKEVARPELEWLANHFNETASLAFLFDDRIHVLDCLETFHEIRMTNKKGRVLPPHCSAMGKVITAFQERPAADQMLEVYGLNPRTEHTIIDRKRLYAEFEGIRKTGIGCDREESIRGGICFAAAIQPKDKPVVAAISLSTPSIRMDKAREAEIQSALLEAAKKIAAKL; this is translated from the coding sequence ATGAAAAAGGCCAAAGCACCTAGCGCCACGACTGCAAAGAAATCGGTACGTCGCCGTGTCCCGAAGTGGGCGCTACAGAGCAGCGACTCCGGCACTGGGGACGACGCCTACTATCTGCGATCAATTGGCCGGGCGCTTGACGTTCTAAATTGCTTTGACGGTCAGACCCCTCTCTCGTTGAAGGAAATCAGCGGCCGGACAAAGCAGCCCGAATCCAGCCTTTTCCGGGTTTTAAGGACGCTTGAGAGTCGCGAGTATCTCGTGCAGGATCGTGATGGGACATACCAGCTGGCGCCGCGCTTAATCTTTGGATGGTTGGTTCGTGCCGCCGATCACGTAAAGGAAGTTGCACGCCCTGAACTTGAGTGGCTGGCAAACCACTTCAACGAAACCGCAAGCCTCGCCTTTTTGTTCGACGATCGGATCCATGTACTCGATTGCCTGGAGACCTTTCACGAGATCCGTATGACAAACAAGAAAGGCCGCGTTCTGCCACCCCATTGTTCGGCGATGGGGAAGGTCATCACCGCCTTCCAGGAGAGGCCGGCTGCGGATCAGATGCTTGAAGTGTATGGACTAAACCCGCGCACAGAGCACACGATCATTGACAGAAAGCGTCTTTACGCCGAGTTTGAAGGGATACGAAAGACGGGCATTGGGTGCGATCGTGAAGAATCGATCCGCGGCGGAATCTGCTTTGCGGCCGCGATCCAGCCAAAAGATAAACCTGTCGTGGCGGCCATCAGCCTTTCCACACCCTCGATAAGAATGGACAAGGCTCGAGAGGCCGAGATTCAGTCCGCACTTCTGGAAGCTGCAAAGAAGATCGCCGCAAAGTTATAG